From Camelina sativa cultivar DH55 chromosome 7, Cs, whole genome shotgun sequence, one genomic window encodes:
- the LOC104703758 gene encoding uncharacterized protein LOC104703758, giving the protein MSLLLILLLLVRFITPSSQSSIRNLLEARGLPGGLFPDNVESYSLDEKTGELEVQLQNPCFARFENRVFFDSVIKANLSYGGLVGLKGLKQEELFLWLPVKGIAVNDPSSGLVLFDIGVAHKQISRSLFEDPPVCYPPGSIMEKLEKSKMDIQLKR; this is encoded by the exons atgtctctacttcttattcttcttcttcttgtccgaTTCATTACTCCATCTTCACAGTCTTCGATCCGAAACCTCCTCGAAGCTCGTGGTTTACCAGGTGGTTTGTTTCCAGACAACGTGGAGAGTTATAGTCTAGATGAGAAGACAGGGGAGCTCGAAGTTCAGCTACAGAATCCTTGTTTCGCTCGGTTCGAAAACAGAGTTTTCTTTGATAGTGTGATTAAAGCAAACCTAAGCTATGGTGGGCTTGTTGGACTTAAAGGTTTGAAACAAGAAGAGCTTTTCCTTTGGTTACCAGTAAAAGGCATTGCAGTGAATGATCCTTCTTCTGGACTTGTTCTATTCGATATCGGTGTTGCTCATAAACAAATATCTCGTTCTCTTTTTGAAGATCCTCCTGTTTGTTACCCTCCTG gaTCTATAATGGAGAAGTTAGAGAAAAGCAAGATGGATATTCAGCTAAAGAGATGA